A window from Corynebacterium urogenitale encodes these proteins:
- a CDS encoding TatD family hydrolase — translation MSSPNSVGASHGSAPGLRVVAQTLKPSEYVALIDQAPTIAQLAGIELGSPAMPLWSLGFHPWQIESKAQAERELAVFDQCLSGGVGADQGLGTGATRFIGEIGLDFAPRRLEQAGVELQKQVLRRILKTVCDAAKTSSSVGSTAHSPTNDDARPYILSIHAVRSATAVLDLLEEQRVTEHNVAPIIHWFSGTSDELTRLVRLGGYVSVNPRMLETKRGRAYVKQVPSDRLLLETDMPASPVTSGKAQTASAESVAQQIAREIRDTLANTLERISEIRGRNTGPDIERLQHRLFGK, via the coding sequence ATGAGCTCCCCAAACTCGGTCGGAGCTTCACACGGATCAGCGCCAGGGCTGCGCGTTGTTGCGCAGACCCTGAAGCCGAGTGAGTATGTGGCTCTCATTGATCAGGCCCCGACCATTGCACAGTTAGCGGGGATCGAGCTGGGTAGTCCGGCGATGCCACTGTGGTCACTGGGGTTCCACCCGTGGCAGATTGAATCCAAGGCCCAGGCCGAGCGAGAGCTGGCGGTATTCGATCAGTGTCTGTCTGGCGGGGTTGGAGCCGACCAAGGGCTGGGTACTGGCGCCACGCGCTTTATCGGGGAAATCGGACTGGACTTCGCCCCACGCCGCCTCGAGCAGGCCGGGGTTGAACTCCAAAAACAAGTGCTACGTCGAATTCTTAAAACCGTGTGCGATGCGGCCAAGACCTCGAGTTCTGTAGGTTCCACGGCGCACTCCCCTACGAATGACGACGCACGCCCTTATATCCTCTCCATCCACGCGGTGCGTTCGGCAACGGCTGTACTCGACCTGCTGGAAGAGCAACGGGTGACGGAGCACAACGTGGCGCCGATCATCCACTGGTTTTCCGGAACGAGCGATGAGCTCACGCGGCTCGTGCGGCTCGGTGGCTACGTGTCTGTGAATCCGCGAATGCTCGAAACCAAGCGCGGGCGGGCGTACGTCAAGCAGGTTCCTTCCGACCGACTGTTGTTGGAGACAGACATGCCAGCTAGCCCCGTAACGAGTGGGAAGGCCCAGACCGCAAGTGCGGAGAGCGTTGCTCAACAGATAGCCCGAGAGATACGGGACACCCTGGCCAACACACTTGAGCGGATCTCAGAGATCCGTGGGAGGAATACAGGCCCAGACATAGAAAGGCTGCAGCACCGTCTGTTTGGGAAGTAG
- a CDS encoding phosphatase PAP2 family protein, which produces MKLLPIKLQLIIALIGMVIVIALGFAVKDSTFDLPLTQAMNSLNVGVFGDVVNFVYGSLQPIFSFGFCAAGVIIYVVRRHPWRPLISFAATVIFAWLPIVFLKKFYQRPRIDPADLPNPGDYVPHDWSYPSGHTAFVTAVVVALLLATHATKAHNIARILGAVFTLIIIGCVMTVGVHYFTDALASVIWAFTVGPVGWMIFSLIFSSAEHMAKGLPTLPERERAEKWPRSPDAPQRN; this is translated from the coding sequence ATGAAGCTCTTGCCAATCAAACTCCAGCTGATCATCGCCTTGATTGGCATGGTCATCGTCATCGCTCTGGGATTCGCCGTTAAGGATTCGACCTTCGACTTGCCACTGACCCAAGCGATGAACTCTCTCAACGTCGGGGTGTTCGGGGACGTGGTCAACTTCGTCTACGGCTCCCTGCAACCGATCTTTTCTTTCGGCTTCTGTGCCGCAGGCGTGATCATTTATGTGGTCCGACGCCACCCCTGGCGCCCCCTCATCTCCTTCGCCGCCACCGTCATTTTCGCTTGGCTGCCCATTGTCTTCTTGAAGAAGTTTTACCAGCGGCCACGCATCGATCCCGCCGACCTACCGAACCCCGGCGACTACGTCCCTCACGATTGGTCCTATCCTTCCGGGCACACCGCTTTCGTCACGGCAGTCGTGGTTGCCCTGTTGCTCGCCACTCATGCAACCAAGGCGCACAACATCGCACGGATCCTCGGCGCTGTGTTCACTCTGATAATCATCGGTTGCGTGATGACGGTCGGCGTTCATTACTTCACGGACGCCTTGGCGTCGGTCATCTGGGCCTTTACCGTCGGTCCGGTTGGCTGGATGATCTTCAGCCTCATCTTCAGCAGTGCAGAACACATGGCAAAGGGACTGCCCACACTGCCTGAAAGGGAAAGGGCGGAAAAATGGCCTCGCAGCCCGGACGCCCCGCAGCGCAACTAA
- a CDS encoding DMT family transporter, which produces MAWVILVISGIMEAAWATALGDSENFKRMLPTVIFAITLPLSLFGLSLAMRDLPTGTSYTVWMGIGTVLTIFMAVARGRETLSLMRALILLTLVACVVGLKVVS; this is translated from the coding sequence ATGGCGTGGGTCATCCTCGTTATCTCTGGAATCATGGAGGCCGCATGGGCCACCGCTCTCGGAGATTCGGAGAATTTCAAGCGTATGCTGCCTACCGTGATCTTCGCGATCACTCTGCCGCTGTCCCTGTTCGGCCTTTCGCTCGCGATGCGCGATCTCCCGACGGGCACCTCGTACACGGTGTGGATGGGCATCGGTACCGTCCTCACTATTTTCATGGCTGTAGCCCGCGGACGCGAGACGCTATCCCTCATGCGCGCTCTCATTCTGCTCACTCTCGTAGCCTGCGTGGTGGGCCTTAAGGTTGTGAGCTAA
- a CDS encoding tRNA threonylcarbamoyladenosine dehydratase, which translates to MAHSERVARLRLLLKDEGLDKLRDSTVMVLGLGGVGSACAEALARGGVGNLIVLDRDVVEASNINRQAVAYVSTIGKVKADIMRDKIADINPDCTVHAQQVFLRKEDVGATLEQFPRPDYVIDCIDTVSQKLAIAQWCAENGINLLSSMGAANRLDPLQLQFANIRQTSNCPMAKVVRTECRKRRIKGIEVLFSTELPFQVEKIGEGRTKGETLGSMSYMPPIMGQMLAGKAIRRLAGMEKMPREPRMIPLPPHQRAE; encoded by the coding sequence GTGGCCCATAGTGAAAGAGTTGCCCGCCTCCGACTGCTGCTCAAGGATGAAGGACTGGACAAACTCCGGGACTCTACAGTGATGGTCCTCGGACTCGGCGGCGTGGGATCCGCCTGCGCCGAGGCACTGGCCCGCGGTGGTGTGGGCAACCTCATCGTGCTGGATCGGGATGTGGTCGAGGCCAGCAACATCAACCGGCAGGCAGTGGCGTATGTGTCGACGATCGGTAAGGTGAAGGCCGACATCATGCGGGACAAGATCGCTGACATCAACCCGGACTGCACTGTGCACGCGCAGCAAGTTTTCCTCCGCAAGGAGGACGTGGGCGCCACGCTAGAGCAGTTTCCGCGTCCCGATTACGTGATCGACTGCATTGATACGGTGTCCCAGAAGCTCGCGATCGCTCAGTGGTGCGCTGAAAACGGCATTAACCTGCTGAGTTCCATGGGTGCCGCCAACCGCCTGGATCCACTCCAACTGCAGTTCGCCAACATTCGCCAGACCTCCAACTGCCCTATGGCCAAGGTAGTCCGCACCGAGTGCCGCAAACGCCGGATTAAGGGCATTGAGGTGCTGTTCAGTACGGAGCTTCCCTTCCAGGTGGAGAAGATCGGCGAGGGCCGGACCAAGGGCGAAACGCTGGGCTCGATGAGCTACATGCCGCCGATCATGGGGCAAATGCTGGCTGGCAAGGCGATCCGTAGGCTGGCCGGTATGGAGAAGATGCCACGTGAGCCACGCATGATTCCGTTGCCTCCCCACCAGCGCGCAGAGTAA
- a CDS encoding glutamate--cysteine ligase family protein — protein sequence MGDAVSSDTYTPKQRTRYRNRLLRDLELFDHHLQHAEFVSEGTIGLELELNLVDDDMQPKLCGAEVLEKLSEDYQSEIGAFNVELNLPPQSIAGDGLDRLQRDLEERLSTVREATHSAGAHVAMIGTLPSLTTEFLSNPEWMTKENRYRALSNSIMETRGELVSIDISRDEHYHENFEDIAPESACTSMQLHLQVAPHRFADAWNASQAVAGVQAAVGANSPLFAGYRTWHESRIPLFAQAIDTRTAELVNQGVRPRVWFGERWITSVFDLFEENVRYFSPLLPEDRVESDTPIMTGESPSLHYLNLQNGTIWRWNRPIYDPNTELAHIRVENRLLPAGPTPADIIADSAFYYGLVKYYSEQTRPVWSRMSFSTAEANFNAGARDGLAAVMNWPTLGEIPVRELITDHLIEHARRGLKELDVRADLIDNYMEIIEGRARANQNGALWQLRALANASTAADHPDSPERRSAIARVLRHYLELQATGKPVHTWPTNLD from the coding sequence ATGGGAGACGCCGTATCCTCAGACACCTACACCCCCAAGCAGCGCACGCGTTACCGCAACCGGTTGTTGCGCGACCTTGAGCTCTTCGATCACCACCTCCAGCACGCAGAGTTCGTGAGCGAAGGCACGATTGGCCTCGAGCTGGAACTCAACCTCGTTGATGACGATATGCAGCCAAAGCTCTGTGGTGCTGAGGTCTTGGAGAAACTGTCGGAGGATTACCAGTCGGAAATCGGCGCATTCAATGTGGAGCTCAATCTGCCTCCGCAGTCCATCGCTGGCGACGGGCTGGATCGGCTTCAGCGCGATCTCGAAGAGCGACTCTCCACCGTGCGGGAGGCCACCCACTCAGCCGGTGCGCATGTAGCAATGATCGGCACGCTCCCTTCTCTCACGACGGAGTTCCTCTCCAACCCCGAGTGGATGACGAAGGAAAACCGCTACCGCGCGCTCAGCAATTCGATCATGGAAACTCGCGGGGAGCTGGTGAGCATCGACATCTCCCGCGACGAGCACTACCACGAAAATTTCGAGGACATCGCCCCAGAATCCGCCTGCACTTCCATGCAGTTGCATCTTCAGGTCGCTCCACACCGCTTCGCCGATGCGTGGAACGCATCCCAGGCCGTTGCTGGTGTGCAGGCGGCGGTCGGCGCGAACTCACCGCTGTTTGCCGGCTACCGCACTTGGCACGAGTCCCGCATCCCTCTGTTTGCCCAGGCCATCGACACCCGCACTGCAGAGCTTGTGAACCAAGGTGTGCGTCCTCGGGTGTGGTTCGGGGAGCGCTGGATCACGAGCGTGTTCGACCTCTTCGAGGAAAACGTTCGCTACTTCTCTCCCCTTCTGCCAGAAGACCGGGTGGAATCCGATACTCCCATCATGACCGGCGAAAGCCCGTCCCTGCATTACCTCAACCTGCAGAACGGGACGATTTGGCGCTGGAACCGCCCGATCTACGACCCGAACACGGAGTTAGCCCACATCCGCGTGGAGAACCGCCTCCTACCTGCCGGCCCGACGCCAGCGGACATCATTGCGGACTCCGCGTTCTACTACGGGCTGGTGAAGTACTACAGCGAGCAGACACGCCCCGTCTGGTCTCGCATGTCTTTCTCTACCGCCGAGGCCAACTTCAACGCCGGTGCCCGCGACGGGCTCGCTGCAGTGATGAACTGGCCAACCTTGGGCGAGATCCCTGTCAGGGAGCTCATCACCGATCACCTCATCGAGCACGCCCGCCGTGGGCTCAAGGAACTCGATGTGCGCGCCGATCTCATCGACAACTACATGGAAATTATCGAGGGGCGCGCCCGTGCCAATCAAAATGGCGCGCTGTGGCAACTGCGCGCACTCGCCAACGCAAGCACTGCAGCAGATCATCCAGACTCCCCCGAGCGCCGCAGCGCCATCGCCCGCGTCCTGCGCCACTACCTAGAACTCCAAGCCACGGGCAAGCCGGTCCACACCTGGCCGACAAACCTCGACTAG
- a CDS encoding CapA family protein, producing MSIIPLRVVAAISCCGLLTACTIGDSEQSSSSTGAGSSHSEDAAKGQPVASGTEEDQDEQQTYEPKTVTVAAAGDLLLHTPVSSSAQEHATGGDYNYVALMEEIGPQLNAADLAICHIEGPMNPRNENLNTGYEMVFNFPKEIARDAKRLGYEGCDFASNHTIDQGLDGLAETEQVVRDAGLGYAGPTMDEQRAGKAEMYDVGGAKIAHLAYTYTFPNNAGPTTDVPADAPWLEKALWPAIGAEGIREQARQAKEEGADFVVVSMHWGDEYQSLPNEQQQEIARELLKAEEVDAILGDHVHVVQPCEKVNGKHVIYGLGNSISNQSPLTSADFRPDVQDGIVATLTLHRDESGKVTTDMAYTPTFVEIPGHTIRTVTAESNPASFARTTGTVEALGGCEATLYSEGR from the coding sequence ATGAGCATCATCCCGCTCCGTGTTGTCGCTGCCATTTCCTGCTGTGGGCTTCTCACTGCTTGCACCATCGGAGACTCCGAGCAGAGTTCGTCCTCCACGGGTGCGGGCTCGAGTCACTCGGAAGATGCTGCTAAGGGGCAGCCGGTGGCGTCGGGCACAGAGGAAGATCAGGACGAGCAGCAGACATACGAGCCGAAGACGGTGACCGTCGCGGCGGCTGGAGACCTGCTCCTGCACACGCCGGTCTCCAGCTCTGCGCAGGAGCACGCCACAGGAGGCGACTACAACTATGTGGCGCTGATGGAGGAGATCGGCCCGCAACTCAACGCGGCCGACCTCGCCATTTGTCATATTGAGGGGCCGATGAATCCGCGGAATGAGAACCTCAATACCGGCTACGAGATGGTCTTTAACTTCCCAAAGGAGATCGCGCGCGACGCCAAACGCCTCGGCTACGAAGGCTGCGATTTCGCCTCCAACCACACCATCGACCAGGGGCTTGATGGTCTCGCCGAAACGGAGCAGGTTGTCCGCGACGCCGGGTTGGGCTATGCCGGGCCGACCATGGATGAACAGCGCGCCGGGAAAGCGGAGATGTACGACGTCGGTGGCGCGAAGATCGCGCACCTCGCCTACACCTACACCTTCCCCAATAACGCGGGGCCAACCACGGACGTGCCGGCTGATGCGCCGTGGCTGGAGAAAGCACTCTGGCCGGCCATCGGCGCCGAAGGCATTCGCGAGCAAGCTCGACAGGCTAAGGAGGAAGGCGCCGACTTTGTGGTCGTGAGTATGCACTGGGGTGACGAATATCAGTCGCTGCCCAATGAGCAACAGCAGGAGATCGCGCGCGAACTTCTAAAGGCCGAGGAGGTGGATGCGATCCTCGGCGACCACGTCCACGTGGTGCAGCCGTGCGAGAAAGTCAACGGCAAGCACGTGATCTACGGCCTCGGTAACAGCATTTCTAACCAGTCGCCCTTGACCTCTGCAGACTTCCGGCCTGATGTGCAAGATGGCATTGTCGCGACACTAACGCTTCACCGAGATGAATCCGGCAAGGTGACCACGGATATGGCCTACACGCCGACTTTCGTGGAGATCCCTGGGCATACGATCCGCACCGTGACGGCGGAGAGTAACCCCGCGTCCTTCGCGCGGACGACGGGGACCGTCGAGGCGCTGGGTGGGTGCGAGGCCACGCTATACTCCGAGGGTCGCTAA
- a CDS encoding glycosyltransferase 87 family protein translates to MDGLTTDITTPKAATKKHKIPGYFGVLTALALLAGWAVYRLTLPETRHSKFGNLFHWPIDFRVYYRAGEALQQGDQLYAHGFVGALPFTYPPFAGALFRGLAFASEHTMAVAWQVASLLVLLLVIIAVLRERGYRMSPGLVVIAIVGLVASFNLSPVFGTIFFGQINIFLMGLVALDFLRGGRARGRGIFTGIAAGIKLTPIFFALAFFVERRWRAIVAVLATFAVTVGIGFWGVPDAGVFWTEKVLETNRIGEHANPGAQSLQSILLRMDIAHAKPLWAFGSLLIVVAFCIAARGAIRRGNLSLVMALGGVTAALISPFSWFHHWVYLVPLFFVLLDATLRPLQHLAKRISVRGRAGRGAAILVEQCGGFLAVAFWSVVFLPYASAVSYFPTSFHAQRLAVDNPWLRGMFVWAGIALVVGCAAYYLAAGLGRRGRNR, encoded by the coding sequence ATGGACGGTCTCACCACAGACATCACCACCCCAAAAGCTGCCACAAAAAAGCATAAAATCCCAGGTTACTTCGGTGTTCTCACCGCACTTGCGCTCCTGGCTGGCTGGGCAGTCTACCGCCTCACGCTGCCCGAAACTCGCCACTCCAAGTTCGGCAACCTCTTCCACTGGCCCATCGACTTTCGCGTGTACTACCGCGCTGGCGAGGCGCTCCAGCAGGGTGACCAACTGTACGCACACGGCTTCGTGGGGGCACTGCCCTTTACCTACCCGCCCTTTGCTGGTGCTTTGTTCCGCGGCCTTGCCTTCGCCAGCGAGCACACCATGGCAGTGGCGTGGCAGGTGGCTTCGCTCCTGGTGCTCTTGCTGGTGATCATCGCCGTGTTGCGCGAGCGTGGATACCGAATGTCCCCAGGGCTGGTGGTGATCGCGATTGTGGGGCTGGTGGCGTCGTTCAATCTCAGCCCCGTCTTCGGCACCATCTTCTTCGGACAGATCAACATCTTCCTCATGGGCCTGGTCGCCCTTGATTTCCTGCGTGGCGGCAGGGCGCGGGGCCGTGGAATCTTCACCGGCATTGCCGCGGGCATCAAGCTCACTCCGATATTCTTCGCCCTCGCCTTCTTCGTGGAACGCAGGTGGCGTGCCATCGTGGCGGTGCTTGCCACGTTCGCGGTGACCGTGGGCATTGGTTTTTGGGGTGTGCCGGACGCGGGTGTGTTTTGGACGGAGAAGGTACTGGAAACCAACCGCATTGGTGAACATGCCAACCCGGGAGCGCAATCCTTGCAATCGATTTTGCTGAGGATGGATATTGCGCACGCTAAGCCGCTGTGGGCCTTCGGGTCGTTGCTCATCGTGGTGGCGTTCTGCATCGCGGCGCGCGGCGCGATCCGCCGGGGCAACCTCAGCCTCGTCATGGCCCTCGGCGGTGTGACCGCGGCGTTGATCTCCCCGTTTTCCTGGTTTCACCACTGGGTCTACCTGGTCCCCCTTTTCTTCGTTTTGCTCGACGCCACACTGCGCCCCCTGCAGCACCTCGCGAAACGCATCAGCGTGCGCGGGCGAGCAGGGCGGGGCGCGGCCATCCTGGTCGAACAGTGTGGGGGCTTCCTCGCAGTGGCCTTCTGGTCGGTGGTGTTCCTGCCATACGCCAGTGCCGTGAGTTACTTCCCGACGAGTTTCCACGCTCAACGCCTTGCTGTCGATAACCCCTGGTTGCGAGGAATGTTTGTCTGGGCAGGCATTGCGCTGGTCGTCGGTTGCGCGGCGTACTACTTAGCGGCGGGGTTAGGTCGCAGGGGTCGTAACCGCTAG